In Corynebacterium aquatimens, one genomic interval encodes:
- a CDS encoding HNH endonuclease signature motif containing protein, with product MEFAEMLRNENAHAFAALSTFDAEAALTFGRSPKQVREWERLARTYYGNGKHVHGHGEARRAVREQVIAGGFSLEQLALVERKLQMLDDEGSKWALRAKLLAARCSYAALERKAKKLVPTKKKAPTPGVRVSRSIEGLRSISIVGPERDIADFEHTLREGIDENSAASPQMLSRFLSMLRSGGEDAQGSGAQGFGVPTTRPRPLLLIPLPEWVKILRGEGDDTVLGLSDDTTMTATEFINEFIATGEFELEAATFHPVHGPVNLHRASRYANEKQRDLLRALMPVCPVPGCKHGADSCQFHHIKAWKNGGETNIDNLTPLCSYHNKINDDSPSSPGETGARPRRKSRRQTGKIISRGTIPTWESPGGYAVPNLQHANYRYGAMFSLFGGPMDTH from the coding sequence ATGGAGTTTGCGGAGATGTTGAGGAACGAAAACGCGCACGCATTTGCGGCGCTGAGCACGTTCGATGCGGAAGCCGCCCTCACTTTCGGCAGGAGCCCGAAACAAGTCAGAGAGTGGGAGCGACTAGCCCGGACGTACTACGGCAACGGCAAGCACGTGCACGGCCACGGCGAAGCGCGGCGCGCGGTGAGAGAACAAGTAATAGCAGGGGGCTTCAGCTTAGAGCAGCTCGCTCTAGTCGAGCGGAAGCTGCAGATGCTTGACGACGAAGGGTCGAAGTGGGCACTACGCGCCAAACTGCTTGCCGCCCGATGCTCCTATGCCGCGCTTGAGCGCAAAGCGAAGAAGCTCGTGCCGACGAAAAAGAAAGCGCCGACGCCCGGCGTGCGCGTGTCACGCTCCATCGAGGGACTACGAAGCATTTCTATCGTGGGCCCCGAACGCGATATCGCGGACTTCGAGCACACTTTGCGCGAAGGCATCGACGAGAATTCGGCGGCGTCACCGCAAATGCTGTCCCGGTTTTTAAGCATGCTGCGCTCCGGCGGCGAAGACGCGCAGGGATCCGGCGCGCAAGGATTCGGCGTCCCCACGACCCGGCCGCGTCCGTTACTCCTCATTCCATTGCCCGAGTGGGTGAAGATTCTCCGGGGTGAGGGCGATGACACGGTGCTCGGGCTTAGCGACGACACGACGATGACCGCCACCGAGTTCATCAACGAATTCATTGCAACCGGCGAGTTTGAGCTCGAAGCTGCGACATTCCACCCTGTCCACGGACCGGTGAATCTCCACCGCGCAAGCAGGTACGCCAATGAGAAACAGCGTGATCTACTCCGGGCCCTCATGCCAGTGTGCCCCGTGCCTGGATGCAAGCATGGCGCGGACTCGTGCCAGTTCCACCACATCAAAGCGTGGAAGAACGGTGGCGAGACGAACATCGACAACCTCACGCCGCTGTGTTCCTATCACAACAAGATCAACGACGATTCTCCATCGTCGCCAGGGGAGACGGGGGCGCGGCCTCGGCGCAAGAGCCGGCGGCAGACGGGAAAGATCATTTCGCGCGGCACTATACCCACCTGGGAGTCCCCCGGCGGGTATGCCGTTCCTAATCTTCAACACGCGAACTACCGGTACGGGGCAATGTTCTCCCTTTTCGGTGGGCCCATGGACACCCACTGA